The Thermococcus sp. 4557 genomic sequence CGTAGCGAACCTCGTCTATCCTGAACGGGCTCTCCGGAAAACCGTTCTCGCGCCTTATCTCCCCCACCAGCTCCGATATCTCCCCAACCGTGAACATGGCTCTTCCCTCTTACCTCAAGGGGCGGGCTTTTAAGGTTCTCGGCGGGAAATTTGTTCCAAAATACGAACAAAAATTTATAAAATGTGGAACAAACTCCCTCCGGTGATGAGGGTGAGGATGAGTTCGAGGGAGATAGCTCTAATCGGCATGATGCTGGGACTCTCGCTGCTCTTTGACGTGATGCCTATAGAGATGCCCACCGTGTGGGGGATGAAGATAGACCTCGTGGCGGTTCCGATAGTGATGGTCTACCTCCTCACTGGGTTCACCGGGGGATTAACCGCGGTTCTGCTGCTCTTTGCTGGCCTCAGCGTGGTATCCTCGGCCAGCTGGCTCGGGGCCATGATGAAGTCCCTCGCCACCCTCTCGGTCATTGTGGGCTTTGAAGCGGCCAGGAGACTCACGCGCTTTGACCTTGGCGATGGGACAAGGCAGAGGCTCCTTCTGTTTGCGGTGGTTGCCTACCTCGCTGGAATCGCGATAAGGATACCCCTCATGCTGGCCCTCAACTACTACGTTGCCCTTGAGATATGGCTCGGCCTTCCAAGGGAGCAGGTGATCCAGGCTGTCGAGAGCTGGACAGGGGTTCCTTTCTGGGTCGCCATTGGGCTCCCGAACGCCATTCAGAGCGCCATCGACGTGTTCATCGGCCTGCTAGCCACGGTCCCGGTGCTCAGAAGGGTTCCCCACCTGCTGGAATAAGGATGAAAATTGGAAAGAGGGCTAGAGGTTGCCCAGTATCTCCTCTTCTTCCATCGTCCTCTCGCAGTAGTGGCAGCGCACCTTGAGGGGCTCCCTTGAGACGACGTAGAATTTGGAGACTGTGTACTCGTGGTTGCTGACGCAGTTCGGATTGGCACAGCGGAGGATTCCGGTTATCTCATCGGGAATCTCGACCTTGAACTTCTCGGCCACCCTGTAGTCCCTCACTATGTTGACGGTAGCGGTTGGGGCGATGAGGGCTATCTTGTTGACCTCCTCCTCGCTCAGGAACTTGCCCTCTATCTTGACGATGTCCTTCCTTCCGAGCTTCCCGCTGTGGACGTTCGAGGCGAGAAGGAGAACGCCGCCGTTCGGCCTGTTGAGGCGGAGTATCTCGATGACCTTCAGCCCCTTTCCGGCCGGGATGTGGTCTATGACGGTTCCCTCTCTAATGGCGGTAACCTTGAGCTCGGCCATTCAAACTCCCTCCAGAACGCCAAG encodes the following:
- the pyrI gene encoding aspartate carbamoyltransferase regulatory subunit — its product is MAELKVTAIREGTVIDHIPAGKGLKVIEILRLNRPNGGVLLLASNVHSGKLGRKDIVKIEGKFLSEEEVNKIALIAPTATVNIVRDYRVAEKFKVEIPDEITGILRCANPNCVSNHEYTVSKFYVVSREPLKVRCHYCERTMEEEEILGNL